A region from the Lentimonas sp. CC4 genome encodes:
- a CDS encoding alkene reductase, whose protein sequence is MNEFDLFSPYTMGELKLSNRFVMAPMTRSRSSQPGDVPNALMAKYYAQRASAGLIITEATQVSLQAMGYAKTPGVYSAEQVEGWKLTTEAVHAKDSQIFLQLWHVGRVSSAQVNGLQPIAPSAIPAKDTKVYIFDGAPNGDATMIAVDEPRAMTLDDIDAVIGEFRVGARHAIDAGFDGVEIHGANGYLIDQFLRSNSNHRTDDYGGSLENRIRLLVEITRAVVDEIGADKTGVRLSPFISFKDMSDPDILETIMLAAQALDQLGVTYIHLCEADWDDAPAIPENFRIQLRECFTKTIIVTGNKTPEQANALIASGYVDLVGFGRNFLTNPDYPARVKLGAPLNEISDTHTLFGGGEARGYTDYPALADS, encoded by the coding sequence ATGAATGAATTCGATCTTTTTAGTCCCTATACAATGGGCGAACTCAAACTGAGTAACCGCTTCGTAATGGCGCCGATGACTCGATCGCGCTCATCGCAGCCAGGCGATGTTCCAAATGCATTGATGGCTAAATACTATGCTCAGCGTGCCTCCGCAGGCTTGATCATTACTGAAGCGACTCAAGTTTCACTTCAAGCCATGGGTTATGCGAAGACGCCTGGGGTCTATTCTGCCGAACAAGTGGAAGGCTGGAAACTCACTACCGAAGCAGTCCACGCCAAGGACAGTCAAATTTTTCTGCAGCTCTGGCATGTTGGTCGAGTCTCTAGCGCTCAAGTTAATGGGCTACAACCCATCGCGCCGTCCGCGATTCCGGCCAAAGACACTAAGGTGTATATTTTTGATGGTGCCCCGAATGGTGATGCTACGATGATTGCGGTCGATGAGCCACGTGCAATGACCCTCGATGATATTGATGCAGTTATTGGCGAATTTCGAGTGGGTGCTCGTCATGCCATCGACGCTGGATTTGACGGCGTAGAGATTCATGGAGCGAATGGATATCTGATCGATCAATTTTTGCGGAGTAATAGTAATCATCGCACTGATGATTACGGTGGCAGCCTAGAGAACCGCATTCGCTTGTTAGTTGAGATTACTCGAGCTGTCGTCGACGAGATCGGAGCAGACAAGACGGGCGTCCGGCTCTCGCCATTTATTAGTTTTAAAGATATGAGCGACCCCGATATTTTGGAGACGATCATGCTTGCCGCACAGGCCTTAGATCAACTTGGCGTGACCTACATTCACTTGTGCGAAGCAGACTGGGACGATGCACCAGCGATTCCCGAGAACTTTCGCATTCAGTTGCGCGAGTGTTTCACAAAGACAATTATTGTCACAGGCAATAAGACCCCTGAACAAGCAAATGCACTGATCGCCTCAGGATATGTCGACCTTGTCGGTTTTGGTAGGAATTTCCTAACGAATCCAGACTATCCCGCGCGTGTTAAGTTGGGAGCTCCCCTTAACGAAATCAGCGATACTCATACACTCTTCGGAGGTGGAGAGGCTCGCGGGTATACAGATTACCCGGCACTAGCGGATTCGTGA